Proteins encoded in a region of the Clostridium butyricum genome:
- a CDS encoding YecA family protein, whose amino-acid sequence MKNIIKKPIKTELKDNLNYMNLDYLKNIAKVYEVDKAYKMKKQELVDKLFEKMTDENHLISNLAAYYEHEEYTCSVKGNEAVSESIKVLGLAKIGLYFLYDLGDGNIESIMPEEIKKVINNIEENKIELIKSRYSEVFNYLRAFKNFYGIFEIDFFLNIFNEQHENEKGLSLKELMYYLDKYNLHNNEIVNYNGMLVCEALCMFEGDIDKVLEEREGKEYCILEKEELLNYSDDYYMKKTLYYYNLEEYLLKHLKYKKDVEGIIEDINIKCVMDTFDIQNAIMRLHDMGMEIHNKKDIEKLFKLCVEFGNNTPKWINKGWTPADLMKKDSKETSGLNLVVSNKVGRNDPCPCGSGKKYKKCCGK is encoded by the coding sequence ATGAAAAATATAATAAAAAAACCAATAAAAACAGAATTAAAAGATAATCTTAATTACATGAATCTAGATTATCTTAAGAATATTGCAAAAGTTTATGAAGTAGATAAAGCATATAAAATGAAAAAGCAGGAGTTAGTAGATAAACTTTTTGAGAAGATGACAGATGAAAATCATCTTATAAGTAATCTTGCAGCTTATTATGAACATGAAGAATATACGTGTTCTGTTAAAGGTAATGAAGCTGTATCTGAGTCAATAAAAGTATTAGGTCTTGCTAAGATAGGACTATATTTTTTATATGATCTTGGTGATGGAAATATAGAAAGTATAATGCCAGAAGAAATAAAGAAAGTTATTAATAATATAGAAGAAAATAAAATTGAATTAATAAAAAGCAGATATTCTGAAGTTTTCAATTATTTAAGAGCTTTTAAGAATTTTTATGGAATATTTGAGATTGATTTTTTCTTGAATATATTTAATGAACAACATGAGAATGAAAAGGGACTTTCTTTAAAGGAATTAATGTATTATCTTGATAAATATAACTTACATAACAATGAAATTGTAAATTATAATGGGATGCTTGTATGTGAAGCATTATGTATGTTTGAGGGTGATATAGATAAAGTTCTTGAAGAAAGAGAAGGTAAGGAATACTGTATTCTTGAAAAGGAAGAGTTGTTAAATTATAGTGATGATTACTATATGAAAAAGACTTTATATTATTATAATTTAGAAGAATATCTATTAAAGCATTTAAAATATAAAAAAGACGTTGAGGGTATAATTGAAGATATAAACATAAAATGTGTAATGGATACTTTTGATATACAAAATGCTATTATGAGATTACATGACATGGGGATGGAAATACATAATAAAAAGGATATCGAAAAACTATTTAAATTATGTGTAGAGTTTGGGAATAATACTCCTAAATGGATAAATAAAGGATGGACACCAGCAGACTTAATGAAAAAAGATTCAAAAGAAACTAGTGGTTTGAATTTAGTAGTTTCTAATAAAGTGGGGAGAAATGATCCATGTCCTTGTGGAAGTGGCAAAAAATATAAAAAATGCTGTGGAAAATAG
- a CDS encoding response regulator transcription factor, whose amino-acid sequence MIKVLIVEDENFIRKGLIGTFDWVSCDCTVIGEAENGVIGLEKIINLNPDLVITDIKMPRMNGIDMIKKGKEKVDFETFILSSYDDFSYAKEAIDLHVQDYILKPVDEEYLTKSLIKFKTFYEEKKMIDKMKNSFDNNKKVELINMEYYKSNYICDKYTKIMIEYIVSNYNEKISIEDLSCKLGVSVSYLSRKFKAETSQTFHDFLNKYRIQKSIALLEEGTYKVYEISDMVGFGEYKHFSSVFKKYMSYSPSDYLKNCIN is encoded by the coding sequence ATGATTAAAGTTTTAATTGTAGAGGATGAAAATTTTATTAGAAAAGGACTAATTGGAACTTTTGACTGGGTTAGTTGTGACTGCACAGTAATAGGGGAAGCGGAAAATGGAGTTATTGGCCTTGAAAAAATTATAAATTTAAATCCGGATTTAGTTATAACTGACATTAAGATGCCAAGAATGAATGGAATAGATATGATTAAAAAAGGAAAAGAAAAAGTAGATTTTGAAACATTTATATTATCAAGCTATGATGATTTTTCATATGCAAAGGAAGCCATAGACCTTCATGTTCAGGATTATATATTAAAGCCAGTTGATGAAGAATATTTAACTAAGTCACTTATAAAGTTTAAAACTTTTTATGAAGAGAAGAAAATGATAGATAAAATGAAAAATTCTTTTGATAATAATAAAAAGGTTGAACTTATAAATATGGAATATTATAAAAGCAATTATATATGTGATAAATACACAAAAATAATGATAGAGTATATTGTTTCAAATTATAATGAAAAAATTAGTATAGAAGATCTATCATGTAAACTTGGAGTAAGCGTAAGTTATCTTAGTAGAAAATTTAAAGCAGAGACATCACAGACCTTTCATGATTTTTTAAATAAATATAGGATTCAAAAATCAATTGCCCTTCTAGAAGAAGGAACATATAAAGTTTATGAAATATCAGATATGGTTGGATTTGGAGAGTATAAACATTTTAGTTCAGTATTTAAAAAATATATGTCTTATTCACCTAGTGATTACTTAAAAAATTGTATAAATTAG
- a CDS encoding ABC transporter permease: MEASKCKKFKLDFWNVVTIGIFLIFAVCLIYPLFSLFFSSLKDSNTGEFTLSNFVQFFTKKYYYESLWRSFSVTIITTILTIVIGVPLAYVMTTCKIKGKGLIEILIIISVLSPPFIGAYSWILLLGRSGVITTFLSDTFGINLPSIYGFSGILLVFTLKLFPFIYMYTTGALKKLDVSLIEASESLGCTGVKKVFTVVIPLILPTVLAGSLLVFMNALADFGTPMLIGEGYQVMPVLIYSEFISEVGGQANFAAALSAIMVFITTIIFLGQKYVVNKKSFVMSSLKPIQPKKINGIKSFFAHTFVYIVVGLAIIPQVTVIFTSFLKTKGAMFIREFSLNSYINVIGKLGSSIRNTFVYGIIAIILIIILGMFISYVSVRRKNLFTSILDTLTMFPYIIPGSVLGITLLLAFNKKPILLSGTFMIIVIAFVIRRLPYTIRSSAAILYQISPSMEEASISLGYSQFQTFKNVTSRMMLPGVISGAILSWITVINELSASIILYTGTTRTMSVAIYSEVIRASYGTAAALSSILTFTTIISLLIFFKLTGSRDISL; encoded by the coding sequence ATGGAAGCATCAAAATGTAAAAAGTTTAAGCTGGATTTCTGGAATGTTGTAACTATAGGAATATTTCTAATATTTGCAGTATGTTTGATATATCCTCTATTTTCTTTATTCTTTAGCAGTTTAAAAGATTCCAATACAGGTGAGTTTACTTTAAGCAATTTTGTACAGTTCTTTACTAAAAAATATTACTACGAAAGTCTATGGAGAAGTTTTTCAGTTACAATAATCACTACAATATTAACAATAGTAATAGGTGTTCCCTTAGCATATGTAATGACTACATGTAAAATAAAAGGCAAAGGGTTAATAGAAATTCTAATTATAATATCAGTTCTTTCACCTCCTTTCATCGGAGCTTATTCTTGGATTTTACTTCTTGGAAGAAGTGGAGTTATAACAACTTTCCTCTCAGATACATTTGGAATTAACTTGCCGAGCATATATGGTTTTTCAGGAATATTATTAGTATTCACATTGAAATTATTTCCTTTTATATATATGTACACAACAGGAGCATTGAAAAAACTTGATGTTTCTCTTATTGAAGCATCTGAAAGTTTAGGCTGTACAGGTGTAAAGAAGGTATTTACAGTAGTAATTCCGTTAATTTTACCAACAGTACTTGCAGGAAGTTTATTAGTATTTATGAATGCATTAGCTGATTTTGGTACACCAATGCTTATAGGAGAAGGATACCAAGTAATGCCGGTATTAATATACTCTGAGTTCATAAGTGAGGTAGGAGGACAGGCAAACTTTGCAGCAGCTTTAAGTGCAATAATGGTATTTATAACAACTATAATTTTCCTTGGACAAAAATATGTTGTAAATAAAAAATCCTTTGTAATGAGTTCATTAAAGCCTATACAGCCTAAAAAGATAAATGGAATAAAGAGTTTTTTTGCACACACATTTGTATATATCGTTGTGGGATTAGCAATTATACCACAAGTTACAGTAATATTTACATCTTTCTTAAAGACAAAAGGAGCCATGTTCATAAGAGAATTTTCATTAAATTCATATATAAATGTAATAGGAAAGCTTGGAAGTTCAATTAGGAATACATTTGTATATGGAATAATAGCCATAATATTAATAATTATACTTGGAATGTTTATATCTTATGTATCAGTGAGAAGGAAAAATTTATTTACTTCAATCCTAGATACTTTGACAATGTTTCCTTATATAATACCAGGATCTGTACTAGGTATAACATTACTGCTTGCATTTAATAAGAAGCCTATTCTTTTAAGTGGTACATTTATGATTATAGTAATTGCATTTGTAATAAGAAGACTTCCATATACTATAAGATCAAGTGCAGCAATTTTGTATCAAATAAGTCCAAGCATGGAAGAAGCATCAATAAGTTTAGGTTATTCTCAGTTTCAGACCTTTAAAAATGTCACATCTAGAATGATGCTTCCAGGGGTAATATCAGGAGCAATATTAAGCTGGATTACAGTTATAAATGAATTGAGTGCTTCAATAATACTATATACAGGAACTACAAGGACTATGTCTGTAGCAATATATTCAGAAGTAATAAGGGCAAGTTACGGAACAGCAGCAGCACTTTCATCAATATTGACATTTACTACAATAATATCTCTTTTGATTTTCTTCAAATTGACAGGAAGCAGAGATATAAGTTTATAG
- a CDS encoding iron-containing alcohol dehydrogenase family protein: MASYSVFLPSYSIGVDCYNEIPYVTRKYGKKAVVIGGKTAMEKAKEYLIEGIRNSHMEISNYIWFGGDSNYENVEMLKKNPDVLEADMLFGVGGGRACDTVKTLADMLDKPFFSFPTLASNCAACTAVTVMYNSDGTFKEYYYLKQPAYHTFINTEIIAKSPEKLLWAGIGDALSKECEVKFACRDKFMYHTPLMGECISSICTDPLVNYGKKALEDCKNNTPSFELEQVALDIVISTGIVSNFATHEAQKDPKDNYYYNSSLAHCVYYGASMIPECEKHLHGEIVAFGVLCLLTYDNQIEERDRILKFNKSIGLPVTLDEIGMKESDLEKVAEKASSVVEWTYVPGNPTQEKFIESIKSTDRAGKEQN, translated from the coding sequence ATGGCAAGTTATAGTGTTTTTTTACCAAGCTACAGTATAGGAGTTGATTGTTATAATGAAATTCCATATGTCACAAGAAAATATGGAAAAAAAGCTGTAGTTATTGGTGGTAAGACTGCAATGGAAAAAGCTAAGGAATATCTAATAGAGGGAATTAGAAATTCTCATATGGAAATATCAAACTACATATGGTTTGGTGGAGATTCTAATTATGAAAATGTTGAAATGCTAAAAAAGAATCCTGATGTTTTAGAAGCAGATATGCTTTTTGGTGTTGGAGGAGGACGTGCATGTGATACTGTAAAAACTCTTGCAGATATGTTGGACAAACCATTTTTTTCATTTCCAACATTGGCTTCAAACTGTGCAGCATGTACTGCAGTAACTGTTATGTATAACAGTGATGGAACATTTAAAGAATATTATTATTTAAAGCAACCAGCTTATCATACATTTATTAATACAGAGATAATTGCAAAGTCCCCAGAAAAATTATTATGGGCAGGTATTGGAGATGCTCTTTCAAAAGAATGTGAAGTTAAATTTGCATGCCGTGATAAATTTATGTACCATACACCATTGATGGGAGAATGCATATCATCTATATGTACAGATCCATTAGTTAACTATGGTAAAAAGGCACTTGAAGATTGTAAGAATAATACACCTTCATTTGAACTAGAACAGGTTGCATTAGATATTGTAATTTCTACAGGAATAGTTTCAAACTTTGCTACCCATGAAGCACAGAAAGATCCTAAGGACAATTATTATTATAATAGTTCACTTGCTCATTGTGTATATTATGGAGCATCAATGATTCCAGAATGTGAAAAACATCTTCATGGTGAAATAGTTGCCTTTGGAGTTTTATGCCTTTTAACATATGATAATCAGATTGAAGAACGTGACAGAATATTAAAATTCAATAAGAGTATCGGTCTTCCTGTTACATTAGATGAAATAGGAATGAAAGAAAGTGATCTTGAAAAAGTCGCAGAAAAGGCATCAAGTGTAGTTGAATGGACTTATGTACCTGGAAACCCTACACAGGAAAAATTTATAGAATCAATTAAAAGTACGGATAGAGCAGGAAAAGAACAAAACTAA
- a CDS encoding sensor histidine kinase: protein MSQNKKNSFKHVIKKSFILYSLVPITIITLIFYNMLIISFSKWSYKDNRDMNEYISQLLEYELSEYKNDIIELSSNEDTINILLNKQSDSKNIFENIYDKINRKKIKSIFHIYNIKGESVLTNSVNESDENKSKSIYDWGKFRNMNSYPQDVIMRIDKIQINPNVRTIYTIGKAVTYHDRVIGFIEFDILENELSNIISCSADEDIVITDKYNNNIINTNNFLLNKTGKFKSKEYESENQVITNSILNENIYIYTIKNTAFINKFFITGEIFLGIIFGLLFLVMICVANKIAAKNTKSIDILLNGIEYVKQGDLTKKVNITSGDEFEILGEYYNEMIDKVLELIKKNEEEAKIATLAQLKHLESQFNPHFIFNTLEMLRYMIKSNDPKCEKVTLAMARILRYSLDNKTRSTCLNTDIKYIKYYLDIQKLRFGDRFDYDIYINEDCEKAIIPKLIIQPIIENSIKYGYQNKEKLFIDIYAEQKDGDMFIQISDNGDGISNDLLHEINKIIKNKNNKSSHIGLYNVQKRISLLYGEKYGIEIDSREGIGACILIKIPVFRGNNDD from the coding sequence ATGAGTCAGAATAAAAAGAACAGCTTTAAACATGTCATAAAAAAATCCTTTATATTATATTCTTTAGTTCCAATTACAATAATAACGTTAATATTTTATAATATGCTCATAATTAGTTTCTCCAAGTGGTCCTATAAAGACAATAGAGACATGAATGAATACATTTCACAGTTATTAGAATACGAATTGTCAGAGTATAAAAATGATATAATAGAATTGAGCAGTAATGAAGATACAATCAACATATTATTAAATAAACAAAGTGATAGTAAAAATATTTTTGAAAACATTTACGATAAGATAAATAGAAAAAAGATAAAAAGTATTTTTCATATATATAATATTAAAGGAGAGAGTGTACTTACTAATTCAGTAAATGAGTCAGACGAAAATAAAAGTAAGTCAATTTATGACTGGGGAAAGTTTAGAAACATGAATTCATATCCACAAGATGTAATAATGCGAATAGACAAGATACAGATTAATCCTAATGTACGAACTATTTATACTATTGGAAAAGCAGTTACGTATCATGATAGGGTAATAGGATTTATTGAATTTGACATATTGGAAAATGAATTAAGTAATATAATTTCATGTAGTGCTGATGAAGACATTGTAATTACTGATAAATATAACAATAATATAATAAATACAAATAACTTTCTTCTTAATAAAACAGGGAAATTTAAAAGCAAGGAATACGAAAGTGAGAATCAAGTTATAACTAATTCAATACTAAATGAGAACATTTATATTTATACAATAAAGAATACTGCATTTATAAATAAATTCTTTATAACAGGAGAAATTTTTCTTGGAATCATTTTTGGATTATTATTTTTGGTAATGATATGTGTAGCAAATAAAATTGCAGCTAAAAACACAAAATCTATCGATATTCTTTTGAATGGAATTGAATATGTAAAGCAAGGAGATTTAACGAAAAAAGTCAATATTACAAGTGGTGATGAGTTTGAGATTTTAGGAGAATACTATAATGAAATGATAGATAAAGTATTGGAACTTATTAAAAAGAATGAAGAAGAAGCGAAAATAGCAACACTTGCTCAGTTAAAACATCTTGAATCTCAATTTAATCCTCATTTTATATTCAACACATTAGAGATGCTTAGATATATGATTAAATCAAATGATCCCAAATGTGAGAAAGTGACTTTAGCTATGGCTAGAATACTTAGATACAGCTTAGATAACAAGACACGGTCTACCTGTTTAAATACAGACATAAAATATATTAAGTATTATCTTGATATACAAAAACTCAGATTTGGAGATAGATTTGATTATGATATATATATAAATGAAGATTGTGAAAAAGCAATAATTCCTAAGCTTATAATACAGCCTATAATTGAAAATAGCATAAAATATGGATATCAAAATAAAGAAAAACTTTTTATAGATATTTATGCTGAACAGAAAGATGGGGACATGTTTATTCAGATAAGTGATAATGGTGATGGAATAAGTAATGACCTTCTTCATGAAATTAATAAAATTATAAAAAACAAAAATAATAAAAGTTCACATATAGGACTTTACAATGTACAAAAGAGAATTAGCTTACTTTACGGAGAGAAGTATGGTATAGAAATTGATAGCAGGGAAGGAATAGGGGCATGTATTCTTATTAAGATTCCTGTTTTTAGGGGGAATAATGATGATTAA
- a CDS encoding ABC transporter ATP-binding protein, with protein MSKSININDVIKKYGENTVIPDLKADIKNGELFTLLGPSGCGKTTLLRMIAGFNSIEGGTISFDENVINDIPAHKRNIGMVFQNYAIFPHMTVKENIKYGLKLRKISKEEMEKRVEDILDVVKITQYKDRLPENLSGGQQQRVALARAIVIHPDVLLMDEPLSNLDAKLRIEMRSAIRNIQKQVGITTVYVTHDQEEALAISDRIAIMKEGVIQQIDTPYNIYSRPRNVFVATFIGRSNIFDTSLISLNGKSYIEFDNGYTVNVDILCDGNLKKKTKVTVRPEEFIIGDGDEGLKGKIITATFLGKYMDYVVQLEDGMKIELSHDLSNNDKVYENGDIVYLKVNTKKINIYNEDGSKNLLISEV; from the coding sequence TTGAGTAAATCAATTAATATAAATGATGTGATAAAGAAATATGGAGAAAATACAGTAATTCCAGATTTAAAGGCAGATATAAAAAATGGAGAATTATTTACACTATTAGGACCATCAGGATGTGGAAAGACAACATTGCTTAGAATGATAGCAGGGTTTAACTCAATAGAAGGTGGAACTATATCATTTGATGAAAATGTAATAAATGATATTCCTGCACATAAGAGAAATATTGGTATGGTGTTTCAAAATTATGCTATATTTCCTCATATGACAGTAAAAGAAAATATAAAATATGGTTTAAAGTTAAGAAAAATATCTAAAGAGGAAATGGAGAAAAGGGTTGAGGATATTCTTGATGTAGTTAAAATAACACAATATAAAGACAGGCTTCCAGAAAACCTGTCTGGAGGTCAGCAACAGAGAGTGGCACTTGCAAGGGCAATAGTTATTCATCCAGATGTATTACTTATGGATGAACCTTTATCAAATCTTGATGCAAAACTTAGAATTGAAATGAGATCAGCAATTAGAAATATCCAAAAGCAGGTTGGAATAACAACAGTTTATGTAACACATGATCAGGAAGAAGCACTTGCAATTTCTGATAGGATAGCAATCATGAAGGAAGGTGTCATACAGCAGATTGATACACCTTATAATATTTATTCAAGACCAAGAAATGTTTTTGTTGCAACTTTTATTGGAAGATCCAATATATTTGATACATCACTAATATCCTTAAATGGAAAGTCTTATATAGAGTTTGATAATGGTTATACAGTAAATGTTGATATATTATGTGATGGAAATTTAAAGAAGAAAACTAAAGTTACTGTAAGGCCTGAGGAATTTATAATAGGTGATGGTGATGAAGGCTTAAAAGGTAAAATTATTACTGCAACATTTTTAGGAAAGTATATGGATTATGTAGTCCAATTAGAAGATGGAATGAAAATAGAATTATCACATGATTTGAGCAATAATGATAAAGTTTACGAAAATGGTGATATAGTTTATCTTAAAGTTAACACCAAAAAAATCAATATATACAATGAAGATGGATCTAAAAATCTTTTGATAAGTGAGGTGTAA
- a CDS encoding (deoxy)nucleoside triphosphate pyrophosphohydrolase — MKKTVKVVGAIIENENGEILCALRSKDMSQGCLWEFPGGKIEAGESIGQAIVREIREELGCTIEFLNEFCDYTHEYDKVIVNLITTKCRLLSGTPKANEHAKLIWLPKDYLNTLVWAPADIPTVELLLKDVL, encoded by the coding sequence ATGAAAAAAACAGTAAAAGTTGTTGGTGCAATAATAGAAAATGAAAATGGAGAAATTTTATGCGCCTTACGTTCAAAAGATATGTCTCAAGGCTGTCTTTGGGAATTTCCTGGCGGAAAAATTGAAGCTGGTGAGTCAATAGGTCAGGCAATAGTACGTGAAATAAGAGAAGAACTTGGATGCACAATTGAATTCTTAAATGAATTCTGTGATTATACACATGAATATGATAAAGTAATTGTAAATCTAATTACCACAAAATGCAGACTACTTAGTGGAACACCTAAAGCAAATGAACATGCAAAATTAATATGGCTTCCTAAAGATTATTTAAATACATTAGTATGGGCTCCTGCTGATATTCCAACTGTTGAATTATTATTGAAGGATGTGCTATAA
- a CDS encoding DEAD/DEAH box helicase has translation MKDIITKTYEQIDFNDIENFDPKEIIEEKYLIKNKLIVNSQRGNLLNELKLSMEECRNFYFSVAFINYSGLQLLLDCFKNAKDRGVRGKIITSTYLNFTEPKALERIKGFDNIDLKIFIADKEQGFHTKAYIFENEDNYKIIIGSSNITQRALKSNVEWNVMIISKKETDFVNEVLEEYNSIYDETGFVNDEFLDKYKIFIRTLRKREKDNTADFSEYEIIKPNLMQKRAIENLDRIRKCGERKAIVIAATGTGKTYMSAFDVLNYSPKKLLFLVHREDILISAQSTYKKLCRNKNIKMGFYTGNKKDDDVNYLFATVQTMERNIENFKKDEFQYIVIDEAHHSTSPTYTKILEYFNPEFLLGMTATPERCDKGNIFDVYDNNVALEIRLHEALENELIVPFHYFGITDVKDADLNDMKLDDLAEVSKRLMINSRVDFIIEKMNFYGYDGDFQKTVGFCVTKEHALYMSDEFNKRGIESIALTGDDFAHKRQEYVKRLEDDNDSLKVIFTVDIFNEGVDIPAVNQILMLRPTNSPVIFIQQLGRGLRKHSSKSFLTVLDFIGNHNKAFLMSIALKGGRYYDKDSLKVSVATDFSDIPGCSNIQMDKIAQERILKQLENENFNTLKYLKEEYNDFKSLLGGKIPFDMMDYVRYDGAPDPLKFINYSKTYLEFLDKVEKSEYIKDLLNDEEFVKIIKELCGKLPLKRPHEFVIIKYLLHNEQMSLDKAVCEISKYLEKADEVTIKHSFKNLSQAYYDKAQLKNNIKIFNYDNDNLIRTLNFIKIIKNEKYNKIIEDILNYGLIRYEKNFGSINYGVPFLKLYEQYQMVDTALLSNYEKIHSSFRGSGLITNGNEYFLFIDLHKGEDIKESINYKDEFINSKTFQWQTPNSTSQTSERGKNIIYNKDRNINLHLFIRKYKEIDKAVQPYIYIGKGNTINFEGEKPITVVFSLENRVPENIYVEFVKKV, from the coding sequence ATGAAAGACATTATAACAAAAACATATGAACAGATTGATTTTAATGATATAGAAAATTTTGATCCAAAAGAAATAATAGAAGAGAAGTACCTTATAAAGAATAAATTAATAGTAAACTCTCAAAGAGGAAATTTATTAAATGAATTAAAACTTAGCATGGAAGAATGCAGAAATTTTTATTTCAGTGTAGCATTTATTAATTATAGTGGTCTTCAGTTATTGCTTGATTGTTTCAAAAATGCAAAAGATAGAGGTGTAAGAGGAAAGATAATAACATCTACATATCTTAATTTTACAGAACCAAAAGCTTTAGAAAGAATTAAAGGTTTTGATAATATAGATTTAAAGATATTTATTGCAGATAAGGAACAGGGATTTCATACAAAAGCATATATTTTTGAAAATGAAGATAATTATAAGATTATTATTGGTTCATCAAACATAACTCAGAGGGCTTTAAAAAGTAATGTTGAATGGAATGTTATGATTATATCAAAAAAAGAAACTGATTTTGTAAATGAAGTTTTAGAAGAGTATAACAGCATTTATGATGAAACTGGTTTTGTTAATGATGAATTCCTTGATAAGTATAAAATTTTTATAAGAACATTACGCAAAAGAGAAAAGGATAATACTGCTGACTTCTCAGAATATGAGATTATAAAGCCTAATCTAATGCAGAAAAGAGCAATAGAAAATTTAGATAGAATACGTAAATGTGGTGAAAGAAAAGCAATTGTTATAGCAGCTACTGGAACAGGAAAAACCTATATGTCTGCTTTTGATGTTTTAAATTATTCTCCAAAGAAATTGCTGTTTCTGGTTCATAGAGAAGATATTCTAATAAGTGCACAATCTACGTATAAAAAGCTATGCAGAAATAAAAATATAAAAATGGGATTTTATACAGGAAATAAAAAGGATGATGACGTAAATTATCTTTTTGCAACAGTTCAGACAATGGAACGCAACATTGAAAATTTTAAAAAAGATGAATTTCAATACATAGTTATTGATGAAGCACATCATAGTACGAGTCCAACATATACCAAAATTTTAGAATATTTTAATCCTGAATTTCTGCTTGGAATGACTGCTACACCTGAAAGATGTGATAAAGGAAATATTTTTGATGTTTATGATAACAATGTGGCATTAGAAATTAGACTTCATGAAGCACTGGAAAATGAGCTTATTGTACCATTTCATTATTTTGGAATAACCGATGTAAAGGATGCAGATCTTAATGATATGAAGCTAGATGACCTTGCAGAAGTTTCAAAAAGACTCATGATAAATTCAAGAGTGGATTTTATTATAGAAAAAATGAACTTTTATGGATATGATGGTGACTTTCAGAAAACAGTTGGATTTTGTGTAACTAAAGAACATGCACTGTATATGTCAGATGAGTTTAATAAAAGAGGTATAGAAAGCATTGCACTTACAGGAGATGACTTTGCTCATAAAAGACAAGAGTATGTAAAGAGACTTGAAGATGATAATGACAGCTTAAAAGTTATTTTTACAGTGGATATATTTAATGAAGGTGTTGATATACCAGCTGTAAATCAGATACTTATGCTTAGACCTACAAATTCTCCAGTGATATTTATCCAACAGCTTGGAAGAGGTCTTAGAAAACATAGCAGCAAAAGTTTTCTTACTGTACTTGATTTTATAGGAAACCATAATAAAGCTTTTCTTATGTCAATAGCATTAAAAGGTGGAAGATATTATGATAAGGACAGCCTTAAGGTTTCGGTTGCTACGGATTTTTCTGATATTCCAGGATGCTCAAATATACAAATGGATAAAATAGCACAAGAAAGAATCTTAAAGCAGCTAGAAAATGAAAACTTCAATACATTAAAATATTTAAAGGAAGAATATAATGACTTCAAGTCACTTCTTGGAGGGAAAATTCCATTTGATATGATGGATTATGTAAGGTATGATGGGGCACCGGATCCATTGAAATTTATTAATTATAGTAAAACGTACTTAGAATTTTTAGATAAGGTAGAAAAAAGTGAGTATATAAAAGATTTATTAAATGATGAGGAATTTGTGAAAATTATTAAAGAATTATGTGGTAAGCTTCCACTTAAAAGACCCCATGAGTTTGTAATAATAAAGTATCTGTTACATAATGAACAGATGTCATTAGACAAAGCGGTATGTGAAATATCAAAATATCTAGAAAAAGCAGATGAAGTTACAATTAAACACAGCTTTAAAAATCTCAGTCAAGCTTATTATGATAAGGCACAGCTTAAAAATAATATAAAAATATTTAATTATGACAATGACAATCTAATAAGAACGCTGAATTTTATAAAAATTATTAAAAATGAAAAATATAATAAGATTATAGAAGACATTTTAAATTACGGACTTATAAGATATGAAAAGAATTTTGGAAGTATAAACTATGGAGTACCGTTTTTAAAATTATATGAACAGTACCAAATGGTAGATACTGCACTTTTATCGAACTATGAAAAGATTCACAGTTCATTTAGAGGAAGTGGGCTTATAACTAATGGAAATGAATATTTTTTATTTATTGATCTTCATAAAGGCGAAGATATTAAAGAAAGCATAAATTACAAAGATGAATTTATAAATAGCAAAACTTTTCAATGGCAGACACCCAATAGTACATCACAGACATCTGAAAGAGGAAAGAATATTATTTATAATAAAGACAGGAATATAAATTTACATTTATTTATAAGAAAATACAAGGAAATTGATAAAGCAGTTCAGCCATATATTTATATTGGAAAAGGAAATACTATAAATTTTGAAGGTGAAAAGCCAATTACAGTAGTGTTTTCTCTTGAAAATAGGGTCCCTGAAAATATTTATGTTGAATTTGTTAAAAAAGTGTAG